One window of the Xiphias gladius isolate SHS-SW01 ecotype Sanya breed wild chromosome 11, ASM1685928v1, whole genome shotgun sequence genome contains the following:
- the wu:fj16a03 gene encoding uncharacterized protein wu:fj16a03, whose protein sequence is MKFYLLLLLLLPLCSAQQFHIECYGQDFLMVNNQLLQCSSKVQQACYTRDNGEKGCTTLDNCSRDGWTCCTNNHCNA, encoded by the exons ATGAAGTTTTacctgctactgctgctgctgctgccactctGCTCag ctCAACAGTTTCACATTGAGTGTTATGGTCAGGACTTCCTGATGGTCAACAaccagctgctgcagtgttCCAGCAAGGTCCAACAGGCCTGCTACACCAGGG ATAACGGAGAAAAGGGCTGCACTACGCTGGATAACTGCTCTCGAGATGGCTGGACTTGCTGCACCAACAACCACTGCAACGCCTGA